Proteins found in one Macaca nemestrina isolate mMacNem1 chromosome 4, mMacNem.hap1, whole genome shotgun sequence genomic segment:
- the LOC139362657 gene encoding basic proline-rich protein-like: MGGKSQACSRETLYPSTATTPQPRKKRVRGEVEGTACERPPAAPASRLRPSRPAADYKSRHAPPPPPGFRCCAVSGADRNPESGSDPALHIPKAGKAPGPAPAARPGARPAGPGPRPPPPRAPARPGPAAPRPPRPAVARRPGPAAMPTVLCYIRRLRAPLAIGVKTRLDFPEPLRDRPARRPPAGSRRRGRSWPGSAPPPPASRPPPARGQAQRGAAGLPGPVRPWARRRVSAAPGPRPPPPGGLVAEGPGDVAVPRSRVQSMRVAREGPWTPTPAFREAESG; encoded by the exons ATGGGGGGCAAGTCCCAGGCCTGTTCTAGAGAAACACTCTACCCATCCACCGCCACCACTCCCCAACCCCGCAAGAAACGCGTCCGGGGAGAGGTGGAGGGAACTGCCTGCGAGC GACCCCCGGCCGCGCCAGCGTCTCGCCTGCGCCCCTCGCGCCCGGCCGCGGACTACAAGTCCCGCCATGCCCCGCCACCGCCCCCCGGCTTCCGGTGCTGCGCAGTTTCCGGAGCGGATCGCAACCCGGAGTCCGGATCCGATCCCGCTCTGCACATTCCAAAGGCAGGTAAAGCTCCGGGCCCTGCGCCCGCCGCCCGCCCCGGCGCGCGCCCCGCCGGCCCCGGTCCGCGCCCGCCACCCCCGCGAGCCCCGGCGCGCCCCGGGCccgccgccccccgccccccgcgccCGGCAGTCGCGCGCCGCCCCGGTCCAGCCGCCATGCCGACTGTTCTTTGTTACATTCGCCGGCTGCGGGCACCGTTGGCGATCGGAGTCAAAACCCGGCTGGATTTCCCGGAGCCGCTCCGGGATCGCCCTGCGCGCCGCCCGCCCGCCGGGTCCCGCCGCCGCGGGCGCTCCTGGCCGGGCTCCGCGCCCCCGCCCCCGGCCTCGCGCCCCCCGCCTGCCCGCGGCCAGGCCCAGCGCGGGGCCGCGGGGCTGCCGGGCCCCGTTCGCCCGTGGGCGCGGCGCAGGGTCtccgccgcccccggcccgcgGCCCCCGCCCCCGGGAGGCCTCGTCGCCGAGGGCCCCGGGGATGTCGCTGTCCCCCGCTCTCGTGTACAGTCCATGCGGGTGGCACGGGAGGGTCCCTGGACCCCCACCCCCGCGTTTAGAGAAGCTGAGTCCGGGTGA